In Choloepus didactylus isolate mChoDid1 chromosome 6, mChoDid1.pri, whole genome shotgun sequence, one DNA window encodes the following:
- the TCP11L1 gene encoding T-complex protein 11-like protein 1 isoform X2 — translation MALAHEIVVNGDFQIKPVELPEDSLEKRIKEIVHKAFWDCLSVQLSEDPPTYDHAIRLVGEIKETLLSFLLPGHTRLRNQITEVLDLDLIKQEAENGALDISKLAEFIIGMMGTLCAPARDEEVKKLKDIKEIVPLFRAIFSVLGLMKVDMANFAVSSIRPHLMQQSVEYERKKFQELLEKQPNSLDFVTQWLEEAADDLMNQKCRNSLPAIGGAACSGDVTVPSPVAVQNYAYLKLLKWDHLQRPFPETVLMDQSRFQELQLQLEHLTVLGAVLLVTFSMVAPGISFQAEFAGKLKMIVKILLTDMHLPSFHLKDALTTIGEKVCMEVGSCLSLCSDKETVLKGQIQAVASPDDPIRRIMDSRILTFLETYLASGHQKPFPTVPGGLGPVQKELEEVAIKFVRLVNYNKMVFSPYYDALLSKILVRS, via the exons ATGGCTCTAGCCCATGAAATTGTAGTAAACGGAGACTTTCAGATTAAACCTGTTGAGTTACCAGAAGACAG CTTGGAGAAGAGAATAAAGGAGATTGTACATAAAGCTTTTTGGGATTGTTTGAGTGTCCAGCTAAGTGAAGACCCCCCAACGTATGACCATGCCATCAGACTAGTAGGGGAGATCAAAGAG ACTCTCTTATCTTTCTTGCTGCCTGGTCACACTAGACTGAGAAACCAGATAACGGAAGTCTTGGATCTGGATCTGATAAAGCAGGAAGCAGAGAATGGGGCCCTAGACATTTCCAAGCTGGCTGAATTCATTATTGGCATGATGGGGACTCTATGTGCACCGGCTCGTGATGAGGAAGTTAAgaaattaaaggacattaaggaaATAGTGCCCCTTTTCAG gGCAATTTTTTCTGTGTTGGGCCTAATGAAAGTGGACATGGCAAACTTTGCTGTCAGTAGCATTAGGCCACATCTCATGCAGCAGTCGGTTGAATATGAAAGGAAGAAGTTTCAAGAGCTTTTGGAGAAGCAACCAA ATTCCCTGGACTTTGTTACCCAGTGGCTAGAAGAAGCTGCAGATGACCTTATGAATCAGAAGTGTAGAAATTCCCTGCCCGCCATAGGAGGGGCTGCTTGCTCTGGGGATGTTACCGTGCCGAGTCCGGTTGCTGTCCAGAATTATGCCTACTTGAAACTTCTGAAATGGGACCACCTCCAGAGACCTTTCCCCGAA ACAGTTTTGATGGACCAGTCTCGCTTCCAAGAGCTTCAGCTTCAGCTGGAGCACCTGACCGTCCTGGGGGCTGTATTGCTGGTCACGTTCAGCATGGTAGCCCCAGGAATTTCATTCCAGGCAGAGTTTGCTGGGAAACTCAAGATGATTGTCAAGATTCTGCTAACAGATATGCATCTCCC CTCCTTCCATCTCAAGGATGCCCTGACTACCATTGGGGAGAAAGTCTGCATGGAAGTGGGCAGCTGTCTTTCCCTGTGTTCTGACAAGGAGACAGTGCTGAAGGGCCAGATCCAGGCCGTGGCCAGTCCTGATGACCCCATTCGCAGGATCATGG ATTCTCGTATCCTGACCTTCTTAGAAACCTACCTTGCCTCAGGTCATCAGAAGCCATTCCCCACAGTACCTGGTGGATTGGGTCCAGTTCAGAAAGAGCTAGAGGAAGTTGCTATTAAATTCGTTCGCCTCGTCAACTATAACAAGATGGTCTTCAGTCCCTACTATGATGCCCTCCTGAGTAAGATCCTCGTCAGATCCTAA